In Castanea sativa cultivar Marrone di Chiusa Pesio chromosome 6, ASM4071231v1, a single window of DNA contains:
- the LOC142640985 gene encoding acyl-CoA-binding domain-containing protein 4: METEWQSRLAYDQWTAVPVSGSRPPARYKHAAVAVDEKLYVVGGSRNGRYLSDVQVFDLKSLVWSNLKLKPNADKFEETGSLDILPAISGHNVVNWGNKLFLIGGHSKKVADKITVLFIDLETHLCGVVETSGKVPVARGGHSATLVGSRVIVFGGEDKSRRLLNDVFVLDLETMTWDMAEGTQTPPAPRFDHTAAVHAERYLLIFGGCSHSIFFNNLHVLDLQTMEWSQPLLQGDLVTARAGHAGITIDENWYIVGGGDNKSGCPETLVLNMSKLVWSELTSVKQRDPLTSEGLSVCSAIIDGEMYLVAFGGYNGKYSNEVFVMKPKPRDSSRPKIFQSPAAAAAAASVTAAYALTKAEKLDFTKAEDPNSKGAENSSEKDVTNGVKAIREEKNVLELSLAEVRAENARIKGQIDEKNGTLSELSKELLSVQGQLGAERSRCFKLEAQISELHKMLESMQPIENEVQELRTQKSAFEQNIELASAVQIQKQGSGGVWRWIAGGNGNA, encoded by the exons ATGGAAACAGAGTGGCAATCAAGGTTGGCCTATGACCAGTGGACAGCAGTCCCTGTATCTGGTTCACGGCCACCGGCTCGCTACAAG CATGCTGCAGTGGCAGTTGATGAGAAACTATACGTTGTTGGTGGGAGTCGTAATGGCCGGTACCTATCTGATGTTCAG GTATTTGACCTTAAAAGTTTGGTGTGGTCTAATCTAAAACTGAAACCAAATGCTGATAAATTTGAAGAGACAGGCTCACTGGATATTCTTCCAGCCATTTCGGGTCACAATGTG GTTAACTGGGGAAATAAACTATTTCTTATTGGTGGGCATTCAAAGAAAGTAGCCGACAAAATAACAG TGCTATTCATCGATCTTGAAACACATCTCTGTGGTGTTGTGGAGACCTCGGGAAAAGTTCCG GTAGCTCGTGGGGGACATTCTGCTACACTTGTTGGTTCTAGAGTGATAGTTTTTGGTGGAGAAGACAAGAGCAGGAGATTGTTGAATGATGTCTTTGTTCTTGATTTGGAGACAATGACTTGGGACATGGCGGAGGGAAC GCAGACACCTCCAGCTCCCCGATTTGATCACACAGCAGCAGTGCATGCAGAACGCTACCTTCTAATTTTTGGCGGTTGTTCTCATTCTATTTTCTTCAACAATCTGCATGTACTGGACTTGCAGACT ATGGAATGGTCTCAACCACTTCTTCAGGGTGATTTAGTGACTGCCAGGGCAGGTCATGCTGGTATAACCATTGATGAAAACTGGTACATCGTTGGTGGTGGAGATAACAAAAGTG GTTGCCCTGAGACTCTAGTGTTAAATATGTCTAAGCTAGTTTGGTCAGAATTgacaagtgtgaagcaaagggATCCGCTTACTAGTGAG GGACTCAGTGTTTGCTCGGCTATTATTGATGGAGAGATGTATTTGGTTGCCTTTGGCGGCTACAATGGGAAATACAGCAATGAG GTTTTCGTTATGAAACCCAAACCTAGGGACTCATCACGTCCCAAGATTTTCCAGTCACCAGCAGCGGCTGCAGCAGCAGCTTCTGTTACTGCTGCATATGCCTTAACCAAAGCAGAAAAGTTAGATTTCACCAAAGCAGAAGATCCAAACTCCAAGGGAGCTGAAAATAGTTCTGAAAAAGATGTCACAAATGGTGTTAAGGCCattagagaagagaaaaatgtgTTGGAACTGTCACTTGCAGAAGTCAGAGCAGAAAATGCTAGGATCAAGGGACAGATTGACGAGAAAAATGGTACTCTTTCTGAGTTGTCCAAG GAACTCCTTTCTGTCCAAGGTCAACTTGGAGCTGAGAGATCAAGATGCTTTAAGCTGGAG GCACAAATCTCAGAACTGCATAAGATGCTGGAATCAATGCAGCCCATAGAGAATGAGGTACAAGAGCTTCGGACGCAAAAGTCTGCATTTGAACAGAATATAGAGCTAGCTTCAGCAGTCCAGATCCAGAAGCAAGGTTCAGGTGGTGTTTGGAGATGGATAGCTGGGGGAAATGGCAATGCATAA